Proteins encoded in a region of the Tripterygium wilfordii isolate XIE 37 chromosome 21, ASM1340144v1, whole genome shotgun sequence genome:
- the LOC119988061 gene encoding SEC14 cytosolic factor-like isoform X1, which produces MGIASQEAINQFRVLIDQVEEPLKRTFQNVHQGYPTETLERFLKARESNVAKAHKMLVDCLNWRVQNEIDNILTKPIVPTDLYRAVRESQLVGMSGYSKEGLPVFAVGVGLSTFDKASVHYYVQSHIQINEYRDRVVLPSASKKCGRPITTCVKVLDMTGLKLSALSQIKLLTIISTIDDLNYPEKTTTYYIVNVPYIFSTCWKVVKPLLQERTRKKIQVLSGNGREELLKIMDVASLPHFCRREGSGSSRHSGNATESCFSLDHHFHQELYNYVKEQSLICEPAEPIKQGSFHVDLPEPAAKGTEIAKTIESELHKFENGNGNGLSGSLNGLKITDC; this is translated from the exons ATGGGGATCGCTTCACAAGAAGCGATTAATCAGTTCCGAGTATTGATAGATCAAG TGGAGGAGCCCTTGAAGAGAACATTTCAG AATGTTCATCAAGGCTATCCAACTGAGACCTTGGAGCGTTTCCTGAAAGCTAGAGAATCGAATGTTGCCAAAGCCCATAAAATG TTGGTTGATTGTTTGAACTGGAGGGTACAAAATGAGATTGACAATATATTAACG AAACCTATAGTTCCTACTGATTTGTATCGAGCTGTGCGTGAATCTCAGCTCGTGGGAATGTCAGGTTACTCAAAGGAG GGCCTACCCGTTTTTGCTGTTGGTGTTGGGCTCAGCACATTTGACAAAGCATCT GTCCACTACTATGTGCAGTCACATATTCAAATCAATGAGTACCGGGATCGTGTCGTTTTG CCTTCTGCATCGAAAAAGTGTGGTCGTCCTATCACCACCTGTGTGAAGGTTTTAGATATGACTGGCCTGAAGCTTTCCGCACTGAGTCAAATAAAG TTATTGACTATAATATCAactattgatgatttgaactATCCCGAGAAGACCACCACTTATTACATTGTAAATGTCCCTTATATATTCTCGACTTGTTGGAAG GTTGTCAAGCCTCTTTTGCAGGAGAGGACGAGGAAAAAAATTCAGGTGTTGTCAGGTAATGGACGAGAAGAATTGTTAAAG ATAATGGATGTTGCATCTCTCCCGCATTTTTGTAGAAGAGAAGGCTCTGGATCATCTAGACATTCAGGGAATGCAACTGAAAGTTGCTTTTCATTGGACCATCATTTTCATCAAGAGCTCTATAATTACGTCAAGGAGCAATCCTTGATCTGTGAACCTGCTGAACCAATCAAACAGGGGTCTTTTCACGTGGATCTGCCTGAGCCAGCAGCAAAAGGGACAGAGATTGCTAAAACCATTGAATCTGAGTTACATAAGTTTGAGAACGGAAATGGGAATGGGCTCTCAGGGTCTCTGAATGGCCTCAAAATTACGGATTGCTGA
- the LOC119988061 gene encoding SEC14 cytosolic factor-like isoform X2 — protein sequence MGIASQEAINQFRVLIDQVEEPLKRTFQNVHQGYPTETLERFLKARESNVAKAHKMLVDCLNWRVQNEIDNILTKPIVPTDLYRAVRESQLVGMSGYSKEGLPVFAVGVGLSTFDKASVHYYVQSHIQINEYRDRVVLPSASKKCGRPITTCVKVLDMTGLKLSALSQIKLLTIISTIDDLNYPEKTTTYYIVNVPYIFSTCWKVVKPLLQERTRKKIQVLSGNGREELLKKRRLWII from the exons ATGGGGATCGCTTCACAAGAAGCGATTAATCAGTTCCGAGTATTGATAGATCAAG TGGAGGAGCCCTTGAAGAGAACATTTCAG AATGTTCATCAAGGCTATCCAACTGAGACCTTGGAGCGTTTCCTGAAAGCTAGAGAATCGAATGTTGCCAAAGCCCATAAAATG TTGGTTGATTGTTTGAACTGGAGGGTACAAAATGAGATTGACAATATATTAACG AAACCTATAGTTCCTACTGATTTGTATCGAGCTGTGCGTGAATCTCAGCTCGTGGGAATGTCAGGTTACTCAAAGGAG GGCCTACCCGTTTTTGCTGTTGGTGTTGGGCTCAGCACATTTGACAAAGCATCT GTCCACTACTATGTGCAGTCACATATTCAAATCAATGAGTACCGGGATCGTGTCGTTTTG CCTTCTGCATCGAAAAAGTGTGGTCGTCCTATCACCACCTGTGTGAAGGTTTTAGATATGACTGGCCTGAAGCTTTCCGCACTGAGTCAAATAAAG TTATTGACTATAATATCAactattgatgatttgaactATCCCGAGAAGACCACCACTTATTACATTGTAAATGTCCCTTATATATTCTCGACTTGTTGGAAG GTTGTCAAGCCTCTTTTGCAGGAGAGGACGAGGAAAAAAATTCAGGTGTTGTCAGGTAATGGACGAGAAGAATTGTTAAAG AAGAGAAGGCTCTGGATCATCTAG